Sequence from the Methanobacterium alkalithermotolerans genome:
AGGAACCCTTAATATGACCTGTGCTGGTTGGGTTGGTAATGCCAGTTTTATAAATGAAGGTGCAGGTTTAGAGGGAGTATTTGTTATAAATGGGGTGCATACTTACTGGGCCGGGAACTTCACCATGGAAATAGTAGATGGTAGAATAGCCTTACCTGCAGAATATATCTATCACCCCCAAGGGAACCCTGCTAAAACCACCACAGTAAATAAAACATTTTACCTTAGTTAAAAATTCTTTTGAGGAGTTTTATTATGAAAGTGATGATAATCGGATCAGAAGGTATGTTAGGACGTGACCTGGTGGAAACCTTAAAACCATTCCATGAACTGGAAACCACCACCATAAACACCCTGGATATCACCCGGCTGGATAACACCGTAGAAACCATTAAAGAATTAAAACCAGAAGTGGTAATCCATGCCGCGGCCTACACTGATGTGGATGGCAGTGAGTCAAAAAAGGATTTAGCCTACCAGGTAAATGCCCTGGGAAGCCGCAATGTGGCGGTGGGGTGTCTGGAAGCAGATGCTAGCATGGTTTATATCAGCACCGATTATGTTTTTGATGGAGCTAAAGGCACCTCCTACCAGGAATATGATAAAACTAATCCTTTGAGTGTCTATGGTAAAAGCAAACTCCATGGTGAGACCTTTATCCAGGATATTTTAAGTAAATTTTATATTGTACGGACTTCCTGGTTGTATGGAGA
This genomic interval carries:
- the rfbD gene encoding dTDP-4-dehydrorhamnose reductase gives rise to the protein MKVMIIGSEGMLGRDLVETLKPFHELETTTINTLDITRLDNTVETIKELKPEVVIHAAAYTDVDGSESKKDLAYQVNALGSRNVAVGCLEADASMVYISTDYVFDGAKGTSYQEYDKTNPLSVYGKSKLHGETFIQDILSKFYIVRTSWLYGEHGPNFPSTMLQLARENDTISVVNDQFGSPTFTKDLAHGLKLLIEKPAYGIYHLTNSDYCSWYEYAREIFKIKGVEVEVKPVPTSQFPRPAPRPEYSVLDNYHWKMEGFKALRSYKDALQEYLSLI